A single window of Oreochromis aureus strain Israel breed Guangdong linkage group 7, ZZ_aureus, whole genome shotgun sequence DNA harbors:
- the ttc33 gene encoding tetratricopeptide repeat protein 33 isoform X1, with translation MLHSRAFHRRGRGWFEARMASFGWKRKVGEKVSKSAVQQFEAEAEKAVDDGPSQDPEVDWLHAIKRRREILLEDCAAKSKRLKEEGALLAEHGRHWEAIKKWDEAIQLTPDNPLLYEMKSQVLTILQEVFPAVKAAEMAVKFRPLWWEGWRTLGRAQLNLGEVDLAVRSFQIAIHQCPSERTLWQEDLTWAWRLQKQQTATKEKIRQEEETQKEILNAPELNQDYDFESDEVLAACVAVAERQTRYEELKRTAVIIDAEGNVKNVLTGEEGSADSATPSKEEFVKARGL, from the exons ATGCTGCATTCACGCGCATTCCACAGAAGGGGGAGGGGGTGGTTCGAGGCAAG GATGGCGTCATTTGGCTGGAAGAGGAAAGTTGGGGAGAAGGTGTCCAAGTCAGCGGTGCAGCAGTTTGAGGCAGAAGCAGAGAAAGCTGTGGATGATGGGCCAAGTCAGGACCCCGAGGTGGATTGGCTGCACGCTATCAAACGACGGCGGGAGATCCTGCTGGAGGACTGTGCTGCCAAGAGCAAGAGACTGAAGGAGGAGGGTGCCCTGTTGGCTGAGCATGGCAG gCACTGGGAGGCCATCAAGAAGTGGGATGAGGCCATTCAGTTGACTCCCGACAACCCACTACTGTATGAAATGAAGTCCCAG GTGCTGACCATTCTGCAGGAAGTCTTTCCAGCTGTGAAGGCAGCAGAGATGGCAGTGAAGTTCCGGCCATTGTGGTGGGAGGGCTGGCGGACCTTGGGTCGGGCACAGCTCAACTTGGGAGAGGTGGACCTA GCTGTGAGGTCATTCCAGATTGCCATCCACCAGTGCCCATCAGAGCGCACCCTGTGGCAGGAAGACCTTACCTGGGCTTGGAGGTTACAGAAGCAGCAAACGGCAACCAAGGAGAAGATTCGGCAAGAGGAGGAGACTCAAAAAGAGATCCTTAATGCCCCTGAGCTCAATCAGGACTATGATTTTGAGTCTGACGAAGTGCTAGCTGCTTGTGTGGCCGTCGCTGAGCGACAGACACGGTATGAGGAGCTAAAGAGGACCGCTGTAATCATAGATGCTGAGGGGAATGTAAAAAATGTACTCACAGGGGAGGAGGGATCAGCGGACTCAGCCACACCATCAAAGGAAGAGTTTGTCAAAGCAAGAGGACTTTGA
- the ttc33 gene encoding tetratricopeptide repeat protein 33 isoform X2, producing the protein MMASFGWKRKVGEKVSKSAVQQFEAEAEKAVDDGPSQDPEVDWLHAIKRRREILLEDCAAKSKRLKEEGALLAEHGRHWEAIKKWDEAIQLTPDNPLLYEMKSQVLTILQEVFPAVKAAEMAVKFRPLWWEGWRTLGRAQLNLGEVDLAVRSFQIAIHQCPSERTLWQEDLTWAWRLQKQQTATKEKIRQEEETQKEILNAPELNQDYDFESDEVLAACVAVAERQTRYEELKRTAVIIDAEGNVKNVLTGEEGSADSATPSKEEFVKARGL; encoded by the exons AT GATGGCGTCATTTGGCTGGAAGAGGAAAGTTGGGGAGAAGGTGTCCAAGTCAGCGGTGCAGCAGTTTGAGGCAGAAGCAGAGAAAGCTGTGGATGATGGGCCAAGTCAGGACCCCGAGGTGGATTGGCTGCACGCTATCAAACGACGGCGGGAGATCCTGCTGGAGGACTGTGCTGCCAAGAGCAAGAGACTGAAGGAGGAGGGTGCCCTGTTGGCTGAGCATGGCAG gCACTGGGAGGCCATCAAGAAGTGGGATGAGGCCATTCAGTTGACTCCCGACAACCCACTACTGTATGAAATGAAGTCCCAG GTGCTGACCATTCTGCAGGAAGTCTTTCCAGCTGTGAAGGCAGCAGAGATGGCAGTGAAGTTCCGGCCATTGTGGTGGGAGGGCTGGCGGACCTTGGGTCGGGCACAGCTCAACTTGGGAGAGGTGGACCTA GCTGTGAGGTCATTCCAGATTGCCATCCACCAGTGCCCATCAGAGCGCACCCTGTGGCAGGAAGACCTTACCTGGGCTTGGAGGTTACAGAAGCAGCAAACGGCAACCAAGGAGAAGATTCGGCAAGAGGAGGAGACTCAAAAAGAGATCCTTAATGCCCCTGAGCTCAATCAGGACTATGATTTTGAGTCTGACGAAGTGCTAGCTGCTTGTGTGGCCGTCGCTGAGCGACAGACACGGTATGAGGAGCTAAAGAGGACCGCTGTAATCATAGATGCTGAGGGGAATGTAAAAAATGTACTCACAGGGGAGGAGGGATCAGCGGACTCAGCCACACCATCAAAGGAAGAGTTTGTCAAAGCAAGAGGACTTTGA
- the prkaa1 gene encoding 5'-AMP-activated protein kinase catalytic subunit alpha-1 yields the protein MATEKAKHEGRVKIGHYILGDTLGVGTFGKVKVGQHELTKHQVAVKILNRQKIRSLDVVGKIRREIQNLKLFRHPHIIKLYQVISTPTDIFMVMEYVSGGELFDYICKNGKLDEKESRRLFQQIISAVDYCHRHMVVHRDLKPENVLLDAQMNAKIADFGLSNMMSDGEFLRTSCGSPNYAAPEVISGRLYAGPEVDIWSSGVILYALLCGTLPFDDDHVPTLFKKICDGIFFTPQYLNPAVISLLKHMLQVDPMKRATIKEIREDEWFKKDLPKYLFPEDPSYSNNMIDDEALKEVCEKFECTEEEVLACIYSRNHQDPLAVAYHLIIDNRRIMSEAKDFYLASSPPDSFLDDQHLTSSGAAIVKPHPERVPFLVAETPPRSIRHTLDELNPQKSKHQGVRRAKWHLGIRSQSRPNDIMTEVCRAMKQLDYEWKVVNPYYLRVRRKNPVTGMLAKMSLQLYTVDSRTYLLDFRSIDDDMLETKSGSATPLRSGSVGNYRTAIKNDVDGAELPSTPSTVHPTKTGEGSLTSSLTSSIDSTGGGDNATVPRPGSHTIEFFEMCANLIKLLAR from the exons ATGGCGACGGAAAAAGCGAAGCATGAAGGAAGAGTGAAAATTGGACATTACATTCTTGGAGACACTCTCGGAGTGGGGACGTTTGGGAAGGTTAAAG tgggccAACATGAGCTGACCAAGCATCAAGTGGCAGTGAAGATCTTGAACAGACAGAAGATCCGCAGTTTGGACGTGGTGGGAAAGATTCGCCGGGAGATCCAGAACCTCAAGCTTTTCAGGCACCCTCACATAATTAAACT GTATCAGGTTATCAGCACCCCTACAGATATCTTCATGGTGATGGAGTATGTCTCAGGGGGAGAGCTCTTTGACTACATCTGCAAAAATGGAAAG TTGGATGAAAAGGAGAGTCGACGACTGTTCCAGCAGATCATTTCAGCAGTAGACTACTGCCACAGACACATGGTGGTACATCGAGACCTTAAGCCAGAAAATGTGCTGCTTGATGCGCAAATGAATGCTAAGATTGCAGACTTTG GTTTGTCAAACATGATGTCAGATGGAGAGTTCCTTAGAACAAGCTGTGGTTCTCCAAACTATGCTGCTCCTGAGGTCATCTCAGGAAG GTTATATGCTGGACCAGAGGTGGATATTTGGAGTAGTGGGGTGATTCTCTACGCCTTGTTGTGTGGAACACTTCCCTTTGATGATGATCATGTGCCAACACTTTTTAAGAAGATCTGTGATGGGATCTTCTTCACCCCACAGTATCTGAACCCTGCAGTAATAAGCTTACTGAAACACATGTTGCAGGTGGACCCGATGAAAAGAGCCACAATCAAAGAGATCCG AGAGGACGAGTGGTTCAAAAAAGATCTGCCGAAGTACTTGTTCCCTGAGGACCCCTCCTACAGCAACAACATGATCGACGACGAGGCCCTGAAGGAGGTTTGTGAGAAGTTTGAGTGCACAGAGGAGGAGGTCCTTGCCTGTATATACAGTCGCAACCATCAGGATCCATTGGCTGTCGCCTACCATCTCATCATTGACAATCGTCGCATCATGAGCGAAGCCAAGGATTTCTACTTGGCATCTAGCCCTCCTGACTCTTTTCTAGATGACCAACACCTGACTTCATCAGGTGCAGCGATAGTCAAGCCTCACCCTGAGCGTGTACCTTTTCTCGTGGCGGAGACTCCTCCCAGGAGTATCCGTCACACACTGGATGAACTGAACCCTCAGAAGTCCAAGCACCAGGGTGTTAGGAGAGCCAAGTGGCACCTGGGTATACGCAGTCAAAGTAGACCAAATGATATCATGACGGAGGTGTGCCGTGCAATGAAACAGCTGGATTATGAGTGGAAG GTTGTGAATCCATATTATCTGCGTGTGAGAAGGAAGAATCCTGTTACTGGGATGCTTGCCAAGATGAGCCTTCAACTGTACACAGTGGACAGCAGAACCTACCTCCTTGACTTCCGTAGCATAGACG ATGATATGTTGGAGACAAAATCTGGAAGTGCTACCCCTCTGCGCTCTGGCTCTGTGGGCAACTACCGGACCGCTATTAAGAACGATGTAGATGGAGCAGAGCTTCCAAGTACACCTAGTACTGTGCACCCCACCAAGACTGGAGAAGGCTCTTTGACGTCATCGTTGACCTCATCCATCGATTCCACAGGAGGCGGGGACAATGCAACTGTCCCTCGACCAGGAAGCCACACCATCGAGTTCTTTGAGATGTGTGCAAATCTTATTAAACTACTTGCACGATAG